Genomic window (Trichomycterus rosablanca isolate fTriRos1 chromosome 16, fTriRos1.hap1, whole genome shotgun sequence):
TTTCTTTCGGTGCAACCCTGCactttatccgggcttgggaccggcgcCTAGGGTGCATTGATATGTGTCAACCAATTTCTAGGTTCACATACAgccatgcaccttctgtatttgtgagcccaggcCAGGATTTGAACCTCCAGAACTTAGAATCAGCTGCGGACTGGACACGTGTTGGACGGGCAGTGTGGTAATTCTGCTTTCCCCAATCAGAATGGGGGTTGTGCAGGCGTCAGTGAATTCACAATCAAGGCTTGGATATGACTAGCTTGAGAGATAAAGGGTTAAAATGcaggaaaaaaaacccacagcCTTTGGGTTTGTTTAAAGAAAGAAACACATCAACTATTCAGTTACAGAAACGTATCAGAAACAGAATTCTTCTCAGATGTTTGAGGCGACTGTAAAAACAAGGGTGAAAACTAAAACCTAACTAACCTTCTTTATAAAACGTCAGtctctgtatttttacatttccTGGAATGTCTTACATCACGATGAATCATGAACCTGTGACACCATAACCAGCGTCATTAAAGTTTCCCTTACAGATAAACCTAATCGAGCTCTCTCTTTATGCAGTGGTACCTGGAGACTGCATCGGCGGGCGGCCCAGGGACCCTGTAGGCGGAAAGAGTGACGTCCGGAAGCCCCTGTCCATCTCAGACACGCCCCCTGCACAGCCATCACCATCATGGCCAGGGAACAGCTCAGTGTGGCTGACCTGCTCCCCCTCCTCGAGACCTCTGATCTCCAACAGCTGGAGGAGATCAAGGGTCTCATTAACGAGCACCTCGCTACAGGTACTGACCGATTTCTTCTCTGATTGATGTTCTGGAGAGTCGATTTATAATTATTAGGACTGTCATGGTTCTTCACCAGGAGAAGATACTCTGCCATAATAAAACATGTGATATCACCTGTTTCTTGGTTTGAACTGTGTAATCAGGAAGTAATGTCATGTAATGAGTGCTTTTTTCTTGTGGTGTAAAAACTCCGGTTACTATACATACTTTACTATGTTTTGCAGAACGGGGGTCTGTGTTGCTGAATGGTTTGGTGGATTACTACCTGGAGACCAACTCTAGTCCAGCCTTGCACAtcctgtgttcagtgagggagccACACGACAAGGTGAGACTGGGCTAGGGTGTGATGATTAGGGTCTCTAAGATGAATTTTTACTCTCCCTCTTCCAACTTTATGATTTCTGTGATTTTATATTGACCTTGTGTATTTAGTTGATTCCCCTGTCCATGTTTTCACATAACTGATTCCACTTCAGTTGTTGACACATCATTAAAGATGCTTTCAAGGCACATGGGCGGCACATCTGTAAAACATCCCAGGCCCCTAGTGCTGAGATCCCGAACtcacaagtttgaatctcagctctgctattggtcAGCAGGGTGCCTGAACTCAGATGTGAGGAGTGCCGGGTGGATTGTTCATCTCTGCTGCAATTATgtgctctgctggctggttgatgttGCTTaaacagagacgggggataatggagatcagtgcgtgactcgtTGTATGTGATACTGATCTCTGTGTTAACCCACCTTatgcaggggaaaagaagcggttgtctacgtcacgtgtcggagggggcttgtCTTCGGTGCAGCCCTCCTCAgccagggtaggggtctgcagcagtggaggagagATATAACCAGGGGATTTTTATATGACTAGATTAAGAGAAGGAGGAAAATgcatacatataatataaaaaagctttaaattgGGTATTTAATTGAGGGATTTTTAGTGAAACACTTCAGATTTAGCTGGCCCATGAACATCGCCACAGTGATAGTTGAGGCTACAGTAGCCATTTTAACCAGTTGCCTTGGTCTAGGGGCAGCCCTGACCtagtattttaataaatatttcaattgctttgtttttttctttgttttttttcttattttaattaacgaactgaatgaataaaattcTAAAATACTGACATTGTCATTATTGTCTCTTTCTCAGCACCTGTTTGATAAGATGAACGAGTGCATGTATAAGCAGGCATGTCGGTTACCCACCCTTAACCTCCTGGGCCACGTGGTGCGCAAGCAGCCGTCCTGGATTCACAAGATTGCTCGCTACCCTCTCCTGCTCTCGCTGCTCAAGTGTCTCAAGGTAGGATAAAGTTAAAACGACtcttaaatcaaataaatattccatgtttttttatcctaataaagtgcttttaAATGCCTGAAAGTGAAGTTTAAAAAATGTTGTCTCTTGCCTCCAGACGGACACGGATGTTGTGGTCCTCATAACTGGAGTGTTGGTGCTTGTCACCCTGTTACCCATGATCCCTCAGGCTGGAAAGCAGCACCTGTATGAGTTCTTTGATGTTTTTGGACGGCTGGCTGCCTGGAACCTGAGGAACCCAGGTAGGGTGGTGATGCTCTGGCCTTAGTGTAGGAACGGTGATGAGCTTAATggagtgcatgactctccatgtgcgatGCTGATCCCTGTGTGAGCAGTGGATGAGAGACATAACAAggggaattggacatgactcaaaaatgcataaatacgagggatcttcaaaaagtttctgcacttctaTATTTTGGTTAGAAAGGGAGGAGGAGtcatcggtcgtgtctgagagactgagagacgcttatagtccggatttagcaccatctgatttccaccttttttgctTTATGCAGGGCACATTTCTGAGGTGTTCTTGATCCATCTGCACGCCAGTGTGTACTCACTCTTCCACCGCCTGTACGGCATGTACCCCTGCAACTTCATCTCCTACCTGCGCTCACACTACAGCATGAAGGAAAACATGGACACGTTTGAAGAGGTGGTGAAGGTATGGAACCATGATGCAGATCTTAATGTGTATATAACGGACTGCAGGGTCCAGCAGGAAGATAAAAATGTGTGTAGGATTGATGACTGTGAGTCTTTAGCTGAAAATGCTGAATTGCTGTGGGAGTCTCTTGTGGCCAGACCTTTACTCTGATAAGGTCTCCAAGTCTGCAGAATCTGATGATTCAAAGGTTAAAGACTCAGAGTTTGGTGAGTCAAGGACTCATTAGAGGCAGTTTTGGCCACTCCTCCTCCCCCGGATATTAGCCAGTTATGTCTATGCAGACGACCGATAGTGCTGCTGAGATGCATCTAGGATTAATATGTGGGTGTGGGtagaacccacacagacacagggagaaaatgcaaactccgcagagaaaggaaccggaccgccccgcctggggatcgaacccaggaccttcttgctgtgaggcgacagtgctacccacagagccactgtgccgcccacttgtgggaccagattgccataaTTTTACAATTAGTTTTGTGTTTCGTATTGATGcgtttgatgtgtttgtgttgcctgggtcacggtaaaaatcatgaacaaaatgtgggtcgcttaaaaAAAGTTAACTAAGAAAGAAAACTCCTGTTCTACGATATAAGACACATATTTCCTTCCATAGCCGATGCTGGAGCACGTTCGTATACACCCGGAATTAGTGACTGGAACCAAAGACCACGAGCTGGACCCTACCAGGTACGCCACTCGAAAACCTGATAATTTTACAACATGCGCAGCAACACTGACTGTTTAAAAAACTGTCTCCGCCTTCACCTGACATACAGGTGGAAGAGGTTCGAGATCCACGACATCGTGATCGAGTGTGCTAAAGTGTCCCTGGACCCGAGAGAGGCGTCTTTTGAGGAGGGCTACGCCACCCTGCCTGAGCATTTCTGTGCCAACTTGCACATGCGACCTCCTGATTGCACTGCCAGCCCCTACACGGACTTGCACAGCAGCTATGGTAACGTCCTGATGTTTCGGTTTTCTTCTCCTTGTTTACATTTACCTGGCGTACGACAGGTGTATATAACTCCTGCGCTCTTGTTACTTGCGCTGTTCTATCAGGAAGCTCATCCTCGAATCATTTCTACACTCCGCGCCAGTCTGTCCTTCCACCTCTGCCCCTGTCGTCTCTCTCGGGGACGCAGTCGGCCCATCGGAGCCCACCCTGCACCCACCGGCCGGTATGAATTCTACGTTCTCTCTTATAAAGCATTCTACTTTTATTACaggcttttaatgttttgtaaatAATGCAAGAGGGAGCTTTTTCATGTTGGAAAATGTTGTTTGGAACCAGTGTTTCCATCATCTGTATAGATTAGGGGGTTATGGGAATATGAGGTACTTCAGTGGGACTGATAGGAAGCCTTCTTTTAAAGGTCGACAGGCAAACAGGCCACGCCTTTTTTAAAGTTAACCATCAAGCCTTCAGAAGGTCGGTGGGCAAAAAAACAAGACATTTCCAACTTTAATGGGCCTATCGGTCATTGAGGCAACTCATTTTCAATAGGATTGCCCATCGTAGTACAGCTGGTGTGCCCTCAGAGCCTGACAGGAACTTGCTTTCATCACCGATGCCAGGCTTTCTTTACTGGACCTTCAGTTGAGCTGACAGGCTCAGAAAACGTTCATAATTCACAAGGCTGGTTGGAACAACAACTCCTTCAGTGGTACTAAGGGGCACTGAGGCCTCCCCTCTTTTAGTGGGACTGATGGGCACATAGATGTTGGTGTGCTGATAACCTTTGTAAAATATAAAGCTCCCCACACTGTTTATATCCTCGGCTTTTTTAATTATCCAGTATACATTGTGTGGAATGAATCCAGACATGGGGGGTGGTGTTTGGCATCTGGCTGTTCTAGTAGTAAAATTGGGGTGTTTTTTACCCCCTTTGTCAATTAGTGGGTCCGGGCTTATAACTTGTCCACCCAAATGTTTGAATGTGACTATAGTGAAATAAATTGGTTTCTCATTTATATCTACAGtattataatatacatttattattgctataaataataaataagcttTGAAAAACATCAAAAATTATGTACACGCATCTTGAAATACTTAGCAATAAGAAATGTTTTGCTCATACATGTCTTGTAACGCATGGCTTTGTTTTTATGTGATCTTTAGAGTTCTACCAGTGAACTGAACTTCAGCTACGGTGGTAAGGACTCTCTTTGGAGCCCGTCCTCCTTGTGCGGGATGGCCACCCCACCTTCCTCGAGAGGGATGTCTCCAAACCCTGAGCTTTCTCACAGTGCCTTTCACATGTCTGGGCGGTTTTACAGCACTCCAGGTAGATCGAGGACTTGCACACACAGTCATTGATTTCCTGTGTCTGTCTTGTAGTGAATGTGTTGATCAATTTAGTATTTGGTTTCTGTTAGGAGGTGGTAAAGGTACCCCATGTTCTAGCACTCCAGCAACATCCTCTCCTCCTCCCAGCCTCTCAGACGAACCATCCACTTCCTCTTTGACCTTCAGTACACCCAGCCTCCCATGCAAGGTATTGTATCTTGTAAATCTGTAAGAAAATCAGTTTTGTTTGTAGACTGTGTTGATACAGCAGTGGGTTCCTGGACTccctgagtttgaatctcggctctgctaccggtcggctggacgcctcctagcgggcacaattggcagtgcctacagcttacaaaattggccattgagtctgctgggtgggaaaagaccggactaataaagtgggtggggttggtagcctgaggcgcctgtacagaagtggaggaacctGGAAATGAGTGCATGACTCTTCgtgtgcaagactggcctcatgtgTGAATTCACACAGGTATAGGAAAATAACAGCAGTcagggagcatgtgtcaggtgaatataccctTCTCGGATAAGgttgggatccccagcagcagaagacaaattagCCATgttaaaattgggagaaaaagagagagaatgcATAAATACAAATAGTAAAAGTGGCCAGATGTGATCATTTTTGCTAATTTAAAAAATTGAGTTCACTTACCCTGGAATTATTGCCATCTAGCAGTCTGATGCGCCACCCCACCCGGGTTCGAGACTCAATCTGCAAAAAACGTCCAAGGATCCGAATACTTTCAGCATCTATTGTACACTCGCAGTGTGAACATATCAGGTTGTTATTTAATCTCTTTTAAACGTTTTACCTTATATATTACTCTTTAGGATGGGAGACCCATAGACACAAAACCTCCTTTGCTGAGGCAGGATCAAGTAAAGGAGCTGGAGAAATCAGCATCAGAGGTCGCCAATCACACAGGTAGGAAAATCAAACAAAAGAAGACCGGTATTTAAACAACTGTGCCATCACTGCTGATGAAGCACGCTGTATAAGTGGATCAGTCGGTCAGTGGTGCAGCATGACTGACCGTTTTGTCTTTTAAACCAGATGACGAGTCTAAGAACGTGTCTATGACTCTAACCGAGCTATCGGCCTACATGAAGGAGCAGGAGCAGCTGCGACTGGGCAAGGAAAAGGAGGAGGGTGAGCGTGAACTAAactttctttttatatatatatatatatatatatatatatatatatatatatatatatatatatatatatatatatatatatatatttttttttttgtttgttttgtttatgcattttctccctttttagcgtgtccaattgcccgattgcgtcatgctttttcttcaccaatgccgatccccgctctgattgaggagaacgaaactaacccacgccccctccgacacatgggcagcatgccgtatgcattttgtcacctacactttgacgaatgcaatgcggatcagcactgtgtacggagagacacaccctgagagcactgctttcccatctctgtgcagacgccatcaatcagccagcagaggtcgtagttgcattagttatgagagagaccctaccTGGCTTTCAATAttccacccatatctgaacaacaggccagtcgttgttcatgtggctgttcagcccagccagcaggcagacccgagactcaatacgatgtatttgagatcccagctctggtgttcagcgtgtgttttactgctgcgccacctgagtggcttagCTTTCTTTATGATGCTATTTAATACGTCTGTCTAGCCCATGGCATTAaagtccaaataaataaataaataatacgtCTGCCTACAGCTGTAATTTCCCACTGTCATATACCCGGTCCTGTCAAACAAATACTAACTTAATGTCCTTAATACTTACAACACCGACAATCTATTCCAATCCCAAAGGCTGTGAGAAAAATCTTAAATCAAGCCGAAATGAAAATAGTCCTCAAGTTTTTGGAAAGAATTGAGTGCATATAAAGAACAACATATAAGAATAAGACTTGACAAGGACTATAAACTAAAATATGAGACTATATAACCACTGTGTAagcataaatatataaatgaatacatttcttACTGTCTCTTTTCTCCAGCTGCTATAACAGAGGAGCTGCTTAAGATAACCGAAGAGAAGCGGGACCCGCCGCGGATGTCTGGCTTCGATTCCCCATTTTACCACACCACAGAAACTCTTACTGGTGCCCAGGAGAAGCCCACTCCAACCTCAAGCCACCTTAAAGACCCTCACCATGCTGTCTCCACCCCAGATATGAAAGACGTCCGGGCGTGGTGCAGAAAACCTGTCAGTCGCAGCGCGTCGCAGGAGCAGCCCTGGGCCTTCCAGCCACTCTTCACCCCTAATGAAGTGCGGCACCACAGCCCTGGCGTGGAGGATGAGTCTCTAAAGCATGCGCTGCTCTCACCCAGCCCGGGCGCTGCACACTCGTTGCCTTACGAAGCGCTTTTCGACCTGGCGTTGCCCCGCGCCGCCTCCGTCTTCGTGAGCCGGAGAAGCCTGGAGGTGCTGGGGAGGGCGACGGGACAGGGCACGATGGGAGGATGGGCGGGGGAGGATGGACCAGGAACGACGGGTGCATCGCCGCTAGAGGTGCTGGACCGCCTGGTGCAGCAGGGCAGTGATGCGCACGACAGGGTGCTGAAGAGGTGAGTAGTGATGATGGGTTTTTTAAACctagtgttttgtttattaactcttttaataaaacacagacaTTTAACCATCATGTATGTTTCAGCTTAGGGTGCTTTTAGTGGTAACATAAGTATTTTAAGCTGTGGTTCGTGTCCATCATCTATATTCAGTCGATTTTTGAAGGTGTTATGAGTTACTTCCACCACTGGGGGGGGCGCACTGGACACTGACCAGCTTAAAAAAAGTCtatttattgtgtttgtttgcataGCATAGAGGCCATGagttattttattaaacagaTTATTGTTTTATGCTCCTGAAGTACTCCATGACTTTTATTTGACCTAATGGACTTAATGTCTTAGGCACAGAGACCtaaataaaaggaaactacCTAGCGGTCAGTTAGGTGATTGTTATAGCTATTACTCAATATGAATATATAGACTTTTTAAACGTTAGTACTTTTAAACCGTAGAACTAGAAGAAATGAATCCAGAGTGTCCCGTCAGTCATGGTTGGAATGCTTTTCTGCGCATTTAGAGCCTCAATCTGTTCAGTCGCTGATATAAACAGCCGATTTAAGCAGACGTGAGCATTAACATTTGCAGTGCACTCATTTGGGGCTGCGTTATAGCCCCGTCCGGTCTGAATCAAACCAACCTTAACCCTGCTGTAAGTGCAGCTGACTGCAGAAAAAAACACCCTGCCTtttttcatgctggaacaacTACAGCCATTGTACGGTTCCTCCCACAATGCTTCACCACCCAGCACAAGCTGCCAAGTCATCCCTGAACCGACACATCATCATATGATCCGTCACCGTCCTGCATAGCTGAGTAATTGTTTTGGACCGGAGATGGACTTACGCAAACCCTGGTGTGTCCAGGCTGGGGTCAGCAGGGCCGGTGGGATGGCTCACTGGCACTTAGTTCACTGTAGTGTTAGTTTAGTATTTGTTTCCACTGCTGCCTTTAatgattaatacatttttattaactcTTTCAGATTACCACTGCCGAGCAAGTCAGCTGACTGGACTCACTTCGGAGGTAAACAACACTTAATTATCCAACAAAGAGAAAGTGTGTTTTTTCCTCACACTGCACTGGGCTTCAGACTCCTCGACTGTTTACACACTTAATTATGTTCTGGATTGGATTTggaatggatataattgccattttcaCCCATTAATTATCCAtaataatgaaatgaaacatgaaaaatgaaatctcttATTATcagaagtattcagaccctttgatgTGGCATTCCAAATTATGGTAGTTAAAGTCCTTcattggattggcaccctgtccaggatattcctgtCTTACGCCCAGTGTTCCAGTGGAACTGAATCTGACAGGGCATCAGTACAATGAAGACTGGTGGTGGGTAGAACAGTGTGGGCTTTTCTTGTCAGAATTATGAGAGTCATGATgttgtaattatttaaaaagaagtggagtgtgtgtgtgtgtgtgtgtgtgtgtgtgtgtgtccaacagcaagctgaaaccTCCGTTCCCAGACAACTTTTACTGATTTGTTCATCTGCTTTTAGGTTCTGCTCCTCGGGACGAGCTGCAGACGCTGCGCagtcagctgctgctgctgcataaCCAGCTGCTGTATGAGCGATATAAGCGGGAGCAGCATGCTGTACGGAACCGCCGCCTGCTGCGCCGCATCATCAACGCTACCGCGCTGGAGGAGCAGAACAATGCCATGGTAACCATACCACAAACAGTGAAAACACACTAACTTAAAGTGCGTTCCCAACCACATTCCAGTATACTAtatagcagggttttttaaacccCGTGCCACGACTTTtggagggtgggaggagtagtatttggttgtgtctgagagactgagagatgcttatgGTCCGGATTTAgtacctttttggacgctcaaagaagctttaaggggaagaagattttcatgtgatgatgatgtgaaagcagcggcacatcagtggctatgcgcttAACCGAAAACATTGGTATTGATGGTATTTGTTTTTaacattcttaataaatagagtttaaaaagtgtggaaactttttgaagaaccctaaTAGGCAAAAAACACGAAACAAACTTGTAAACtgacgcccccttgtggaggctttatgttacatctagTCATAttgtgggttgcttgaaaaacCTGCTATATAGTATGGTTAGTTACTGTCTTATCTATGCTGTAGTCACACGCTTTGTAGCACATAGTATAGAAACAAATGTTAGGCCAATTTCCTAAacattcctgtgtgtgtgtgtgtatgtgtagaagGACCAGTTGAACCTTCAGTGTGTGGATATCGTATCGCTGCGTGAGAGCCTGCAGATGGAGCAGCAGCGCTACAGACAGCTGTGGGATGAACGGGAGGTCATGGTGACGCGCTTACACGGCCAGATCCGCCAGCTTCAGCACGACCGCGATGACTACTACACCAAGTACCAAGAGTtacaggtaaacacacacacaacacacacacacttagcggAATTCGCCTGCTTCAGCACACATGAATGTTATACTGGATTCTGCACTGCAGTGTGTTCACTATACGGCAAAAGTATTGACACACCGcttgtaattttttaattcatgtttttcagTCACATttaagtcatgtttttcagtTGCTaagaggtgtaataaatcacttataAAAAAGGAAGTTATATGCTTCcagctgtgcagcaacagttcagggaaggccctttcctcttccagcatgactgtactcctgtgcacaaagcagctctataaaaacattaaggaacttcagtgtcctgcacagagccctgacctgagcatcagtgcccagccatacaaatgctgtcttcTCTTGACTGACccggcacagattcccacagacttgCTTCAACGTCTTGTGAGAAGGGAAGGGGGAAAAAAGGGAACAGTGCATCTCTATTTATGACTGTACGACTATATACTACTAAATATGATATTTCCGCTTTCAGTTCTATCAACATCTACACAAACCTTTTACAAATTAGTAGAAATGTCTGCTGCACTGTGTGTCAATATATCAGGCCAATAAATCAGCTCAGAGTTGTTCatttttatcacagactggacagaataatgaagaactttaATTGCCTTTAGTTTCAATTAATTGTGTGTGTCTAtggtttgtgtaaatcctattcattAGGATTagttattctccaggccacgcAAGTAGGAGGGGTTTGTTCAAGGTTTTTCTGTAGTTTTAGGGAGTTGTTCCTTGCcgctgtcacccttggcttgcacaacagggtttttttggtctgtctgtcctggattctgtaatgtTACCTCGAGATGATGtcaattgtaaaaaaataaactctGTACATATAAATTTGCACTGTATGTGTTTTTATCCAGAGTAAGATGCAGGAGTGCCAGAAGAGGATGGGTGAGATGGAGGCTGAACTGCAGAAAGCCAATAACAAGGTTTGCCATAGGGGGCACCAGGTGAACCAGCTCACCGCCAAGGTAAGAGAACATCACTCATCACTCCTCGTTATTATAAGATTCTCTGGTTTACCTGTACAACTGTTTTACGCTTTTGTTTTCCTTTCTTCTAGTTGTCGTCTTGTGAAAGCACCCAACAACAGCTGAGCTTTATAAGTAAgcagctgctgctgttgggagAAGCACATAAACTGTGTGTACAAGAGCTTCAGCAGGCAGGACCGGATCTCAGTCAGGTGCAGTACAGGGGcatgtttttttggtttttataaCTGTTTTCAAGTCCATTCAGTTTTGCTCGAACCCTTCTCTCATGTACAGGAGGCGCAGATGGTGCAGGCGTCGCTGATGAAGGAGGTCGAGCGGCTGAAGCAGCACCTCCTGCTGCAGGGTCAGAAACTGGACGCGGCGCAGCAGAGAGTCGTCGAGATTGAGACGCAGCTGTCCAAAAAAGACCATCTGATCGCAGAGCAGAAGAAGTTCCTGGAGGACGTCAAATGCCAGGCTAAGTACGCGTGGATAAATGCTAGAGATGTTTACGGTCACCCCATAAACGATGAATAAGTCGTAGTCCTGACCAAGCTTAGGCAgcacggtggttcggtgggtagcactgtcgcctcacagcaagaacgtcctggctTCAATTCCCatgtggagtggtctgggtccgttctgtgtggagtttgcatgttctccccgtgtctgggtttcctccaagagctccagtttcctcccacagtccaaagatgttcaagtgaggtgaattgtagatacaaaattgtccatgactgtgtttgacattgaacttgaactgatcgTCATGGGTAACCAGTAACTTTCTGTCCTGAagctgtcatgaatggaaccaaagtgttaaaacctgacgttaaaatcctaatacattaataaatatcgCTATGCTTATCCATTCAGGTCTTAAGAGCAAAAGATAAACAATGTTGACCCGGTGTGTCTCTTCCTGTCTGTAGGGAGGAGCTGAAGGCCTCGGACAGTCGGTACCAGGCTCAGAGGCAGGTGACTCAGGCTCTGCAGAAGGagctgctgcagctttacagcaGGCTGGAGATGGAGACGCCCGCCGCCACCGCCGCTGCCTCACAGACAGGGGGCCCTACCGGGTGCTGCCGCTCTACACAGACCAGGTAAGCTCTGTCCCAAATGGCACCTTGGGCACTGCGGTCAGCCTTAAAGTCCATTTTTATTGTCATGATTAGCTCAGATCTTGTGATCTGACCTGTCATGCTACCCTGTTAAGGTGCTTGTGAGTCAGCGTACAACCTTGCAGACCTTGTGGGTTTGTGCAAACAAGATTTGCAAGACTGCAAGTGCACATATTGCATATTTGTTGCTAAAGGGTTTCAGTTTGTTTAATACAACTGCGCAACCCTAACCATTCGCACCACCTTAACCGGCAGTAGCggctttcaatcaatgctttccTTTATTTGATATCGATCCTGcatggccagaagtatttggacgcctgaccaggagcttgttggacgtcccatttcgaAAACAAGCTCtcgtatggctgggcactgatgttggtcaacaaaatcctcagctgatgttccagttctttCCAGCACTGTTCAatagagctctgtgcaggacactggagtttatggagcttgctttgtgtacaggggcacAGCCATGCTAGAATgggaaaaggccttccctaaactgttgctgcaaagttgaaagcatgtaatttcctt
Coding sequences:
- the tsc1b gene encoding TSC complex subunit 1b translates to MAREQLSVADLLPLLETSDLQQLEEIKGLINEHLATERGSVLLNGLVDYYLETNSSPALHILCSVREPHDKHLFDKMNECMYKQACRLPTLNLLGHVVRKQPSWIHKIARYPLLLSLLKCLKTDTDVVVLITGVLVLVTLLPMIPQAGKQHLYEFFDVFGRLAAWNLRNPGHISEVFLIHLHASVYSLFHRLYGMYPCNFISYLRSHYSMKENMDTFEEVVKPMLEHVRIHPELVTGTKDHELDPTRWKRFEIHDIVIECAKVSLDPREASFEEGYATLPEHFCANLHMRPPDCTASPYTDLHSSYGSSSSNHFYTPRQSVLPPLPLSSLSGTQSAHRSPPCTHRPSSTSELNFSYGGKDSLWSPSSLCGMATPPSSRGMSPNPELSHSAFHMSGRFYSTPGGGKGTPCSSTPATSSPPPSLSDEPSTSSLTFSTPSLPCKDGRPIDTKPPLLRQDQVKELEKSASEVANHTDDESKNVSMTLTELSAYMKEQEQLRLGKEKEEAAITEELLKITEEKRDPPRMSGFDSPFYHTTETLTGAQEKPTPTSSHLKDPHHAVSTPDMKDVRAWCRKPVSRSASQEQPWAFQPLFTPNEVRHHSPGVEDESLKHALLSPSPGAAHSLPYEALFDLALPRAASVFVSRRSLEVLGRATGQGTMGGWAGEDGPGTTGASPLEVLDRLVQQGSDAHDRVLKRLPLPSKSADWTHFGGSAPRDELQTLRSQLLLLHNQLLYERYKREQHAVRNRRLLRRIINATALEEQNNAMKDQLNLQCVDIVSLRESLQMEQQRYRQLWDEREVMVTRLHGQIRQLQHDRDDYYTKYQELQSKMQECQKRMGEMEAELQKANNKVCHRGHQVNQLTAKLSSCESTQQQLSFISKQLLLLGEAHKLCVQELQQAGPDLSQEAQMVQASLMKEVERLKQHLLLQGQKLDAAQQRVVEIETQLSKKDHLIAEQKKFLEDVKCQAKEELKASDSRYQAQRQVTQALQKELLQLYSRLEMETPAATAAASQTGGPTGCCRSTQTSTTLKDRPMKTPSKERSRSSPHRNGTVSQAKPGPQDRESVNGSRSTPPPPLVAPPPPPRPSVPSSSPSLTVGSYPSAKSFLGMRARELFRNKSESQCDDDDVHRPQLAGLSHGIKTELCVEPSVKTAPSPAPAHSHRPGAASKEPGEIQRPSKREASWPRQPQLHIMDYNETHQEHS